Proteins encoded by one window of Acidobacteriota bacterium:
- a CDS encoding FRG domain-containing protein: MGELEKLRSTVHDAVTVAKGPVLYRGESQNYPEVSSTLRRKCGQWRRQGQDLNKLQDVLTDIAKRHDNPDARKTRKPRRSEQFIHVWSGGYDPTQMSESQVELMCELQHWGADTNLIDFTRSLDVAIYFACEETWHRNGRIIVVQEHDWAAWRLDAKSPSHRVEAQQSVFIRPPDGLVTPWRQFQVEGRKKEAILEELSGLANPITTPTLYNDLQGYIRLSKRYVEGMDYYHAGVSWLVEYENQLDSGSDRQEMLERAIESLRKAAEHLHWIGGVWDRLALAYLHCNDRRRAARAIGKATRLGHPPPPPQVMRILREPADE; encoded by the coding sequence ATGGGAGAGTTGGAAAAACTCCGGAGCACAGTCCACGACGCAGTCACGGTTGCGAAAGGCCCCGTGCTCTACCGAGGTGAGAGCCAGAACTACCCGGAAGTGTCGTCAACCCTGCGGCGCAAGTGTGGCCAGTGGCGCCGCCAAGGACAAGACCTGAACAAGCTCCAGGACGTACTGACAGACATCGCCAAGAGACACGACAACCCGGACGCAAGGAAAACCAGAAAACCGCGACGCAGTGAACAATTCATCCATGTGTGGTCAGGTGGATACGACCCAACACAGATGAGTGAGAGTCAAGTGGAATTGATGTGCGAACTCCAGCATTGGGGAGCTGACACCAACCTTATTGACTTTACCAGGAGCCTCGACGTTGCGATCTACTTTGCGTGCGAGGAGACGTGGCACCGGAACGGCAGGATCATCGTCGTCCAGGAACACGATTGGGCGGCATGGCGCCTTGATGCGAAATCCCCGTCTCATAGAGTGGAGGCACAGCAGAGCGTGTTTATCCGACCGCCGGATGGTCTCGTCACGCCATGGCGCCAATTCCAGGTGGAAGGGCGCAAAAAGGAGGCAATCCTGGAAGAGCTCAGCGGTTTGGCGAATCCTATTACCACACCCACGTTGTATAACGACCTTCAAGGATACATACGACTGAGCAAGAGGTATGTGGAAGGCATGGATTACTATCACGCGGGAGTGTCGTGGCTAGTCGAGTACGAGAATCAATTGGATTCCGGCTCGGACCGGCAAGAGATGCTGGAACGAGCGATAGAGTCGCTTCGCAAGGCTGCGGAACACCTGCACTGGATTGGGGGCGTGTGGGACCGACTGGCGCTAGCGTACCTGCACTGTAACGACCGGCGGCGCGCTGCAAGAGCGATCGGGAAGGCGACGCGATTAGGACATCCGCCGCCCCCTCCACAGGTGATGAGGATTCTGCGTGAGCCAGCGGACGAGTAG